From one Henriciella marina DSM 19595 genomic stretch:
- a CDS encoding ZrgA family zinc uptake protein, with product MKYRSELILALASAAFLAACGEVDTDEVDVSEPPADETLIPPQEAMPEAGTEPSPDEPAETVTEVQTPTPEAPPPSARLDSHVHGHGTLVVTAQNGMIGVSLEAPLSAFGLTEDPQTEEDRAAIEAVRNDLTNNANLISFSGGVSCDISSKSMATRIASGHGELQMDYSFVCRNADALQGVRFGGFGMYPALSEIEAVYVSDTQQRSAELTPSSPELRID from the coding sequence ATGAAATATCGCAGTGAATTAATTCTGGCGCTGGCCTCCGCCGCGTTCCTCGCCGCTTGCGGCGAAGTAGATACTGACGAAGTCGACGTGTCGGAGCCCCCGGCGGATGAGACACTGATCCCGCCGCAAGAGGCGATGCCCGAAGCCGGAACCGAGCCCTCGCCCGATGAGCCGGCAGAGACGGTAACCGAGGTGCAGACACCGACCCCCGAAGCGCCGCCGCCAAGCGCGCGGCTCGACAGCCATGTGCACGGTCATGGCACGCTCGTCGTCACAGCTCAGAACGGTATGATCGGCGTTTCGCTGGAGGCGCCGCTGTCGGCGTTTGGCCTGACTGAGGACCCTCAGACCGAGGAGGACCGCGCGGCGATCGAGGCGGTCAGGAACGACCTTACCAATAATGCCAATCTGATCTCCTTCAGCGGTGGGGTCAGCTGCGATATCTCGTCCAAATCGATGGCGACGCGGATCGCCTCAGGACATGGCGAGCTTCAGATGGATTATTCTTTCGTCTGCCGGAATGCCGATGCGCTTCAAGGTGTCCGTTTCGGCGGGTTCGGCATGTATCCGGCCTTGTCAGAGATTGAAGCGGTCTATGTTTCGGATACACAGCAGAGGTCGGCAGAACTGACCCCTTCAAGCCCGGAACTCAGGATCGACTAG
- a CDS encoding ZIP family metal transporter: protein MWSSLQAPLFFGVIAAFVTTVGLVIVAQRAPWSERNASMFGLAAAGMLATMAFLHMIPEAFHLSEQAPIWLATGFFGGLLLHNVVSLLFPEHPGKTPVYLALTPLIAIAFHSFLDGVIYSVTFATSFASGVYASFGLILHEFPEGVIAFAILKRAGVSNMKAFWFAFLAAAATTPAGVIVSAPVMFSLEQETLGALFAMSAGLLLFVATGPLMAPLKEMKPARGLGAVAAGIGAAMLLILMPVHGGHDHDHGTGENEDHGDATTLTGFALTPLALRGPSRTSALETPPRHRPDTVQTPP from the coding sequence ATGTGGTCATCCCTGCAAGCTCCGCTCTTCTTTGGCGTGATCGCGGCATTCGTCACCACGGTGGGGCTGGTGATCGTCGCCCAGCGTGCCCCATGGAGCGAGCGCAACGCCTCCATGTTCGGTCTCGCGGCCGCAGGCATGCTCGCAACGATGGCCTTCCTGCACATGATCCCGGAAGCGTTCCACCTCTCGGAACAAGCGCCGATCTGGCTCGCGACAGGCTTTTTTGGCGGGCTTCTCCTGCACAATGTGGTCTCCCTGCTTTTCCCGGAACATCCCGGCAAGACGCCTGTCTACCTCGCCCTGACGCCGCTTATCGCCATCGCCTTTCACTCATTTCTCGACGGCGTCATCTATTCGGTGACCTTCGCGACCAGCTTCGCATCGGGCGTCTACGCCTCGTTCGGCCTCATCCTCCATGAGTTTCCAGAAGGCGTTATCGCCTTCGCCATCCTGAAGCGCGCCGGGGTCAGCAATATGAAGGCGTTCTGGTTTGCCTTCCTCGCCGCCGCGGCCACCACGCCCGCAGGTGTGATCGTCTCTGCGCCCGTCATGTTCTCGCTGGAGCAGGAAACGCTCGGCGCCCTCTTCGCCATGTCAGCCGGCCTGCTCCTCTTCGTCGCAACCGGACCTCTGATGGCCCCCTTGAAAGAGATGAAACCAGCCCGCGGACTTGGCGCTGTCGCCGCTGGTATCGGTGCTGCGATGCTTCTGATCCTGATGCCGGTCCATGGCGGTCACGATCATGATCACGGCACTGGCGAGAATGAAGATCATGGCGACGCAACGACGCTAACCGGTTTTGCCCTCACCCCGCTCGCCTTGCGCGGCCCTTCCCGGACAAGCGCTCTAGAAACACCGCCCAGACACCGTCCAGACACCGTCCAGACACCGCCATAA
- a CDS encoding GtrA family protein yields the protein MMLGTAQAQRVFRFGIVGGIGFVVDAGVVTGLIHSGLDPFSSRVFSMVIATLVTWRLNRTFTFTPSRTSQASEGVRYAMVAAAAALANYLIYAALVMSSIHVIPAVAVAIASGISMWISYFGYSYIAFRKSAYGGRSARFQGGTTEMPYTGVEELDVLANAKNYNRSLSEFVAQQMEPGDHVLDFGAGIGSFSRPLADKAAVLTCLEPDDRLNTRLQSDGFNVARDTDEIEDGSIDYAFTLNVLEHIEDDEAAMRELHRMIRPGGRLAVYVPAFDFLYSNMDRNVGHWRRYGREELVSKLEQAGFDVTRVRFADSLGVFATMAFKLFDNGSGDVTGKSITIYDRLIFPFSRTLDFLAGYFFGKNLAVYAVKPQ from the coding sequence ATGATGCTCGGTACCGCTCAGGCGCAGCGAGTTTTCCGCTTCGGCATTGTTGGTGGCATTGGCTTCGTTGTCGATGCAGGCGTTGTGACGGGTCTCATCCATTCCGGGCTGGACCCGTTCAGTTCCCGCGTCTTCTCCATGGTGATTGCTACCCTGGTAACGTGGCGTCTGAACCGGACCTTTACCTTCACGCCGAGCCGGACAAGCCAGGCCAGCGAAGGCGTGCGTTATGCAATGGTGGCTGCTGCCGCCGCACTTGCAAATTACCTTATCTACGCGGCTCTGGTGATGAGTTCGATCCACGTCATTCCCGCTGTCGCGGTCGCCATCGCGAGCGGCATCTCGATGTGGATCTCCTATTTTGGCTACAGCTATATCGCCTTCCGTAAATCGGCTTATGGCGGTCGCTCGGCCCGTTTTCAGGGGGGGACGACTGAGATGCCATATACGGGTGTTGAAGAGCTCGACGTGCTGGCCAATGCGAAGAATTACAATCGCTCCCTCAGCGAATTCGTCGCCCAGCAAATGGAGCCGGGTGATCATGTCCTGGACTTCGGTGCGGGCATTGGGTCCTTTTCGCGGCCGCTTGCCGATAAGGCGGCCGTGCTGACTTGCCTTGAGCCCGACGACCGTCTGAATACCCGGCTTCAAAGCGATGGCTTTAATGTTGCGCGAGACACTGATGAAATCGAAGATGGATCGATCGATTACGCGTTCACGCTGAACGTACTCGAACATATCGAAGATGATGAAGCGGCCATGCGTGAGCTGCACCGCATGATCCGGCCAGGTGGGCGCTTGGCTGTCTATGTCCCGGCCTTCGATTTTCTCTATTCAAACATGGACCGGAATGTCGGCCACTGGCGCCGCTATGGCCGCGAGGAACTGGTCTCCAAACTGGAACAGGCTGGCTTTGATGTAACGCGCGTGCGGTTTGCCGACAGCCTTGGCGTCTTTGCCACGATGGCTTTCAAGCTGTTCGACAATGGGTCAGGCGATGTTACCGGCAAGTCGATCACGATCTATGATCGGTTGATCTTTCCTTTCTCACGAACGCTGGATTTCTTGGCAGGGTATTTCTTCGGCAAGAACCTCGCCGTTTACGCGGTTAAGCCACAATAA
- a CDS encoding glycosyltransferase, translating into MKRAAVETFDPRPLADPAEARIAVTLPCYNEAATIAAVIADFRAALPGADIYVFDNNSSDGTAQIAGEAGAIVRTETRQGKGHVVRRIFADIEADIYVMADGDGTYDASLAPTLIELMQKNHVDMVVGTRTNVTKDAGRGGHAFGNRIFNSLFNHMFGRQFSDIFSGYRVFSRRFVKSFPAISAGFEIETEMSVHSCQIGIPTLERPTPYGVRPEDSSSKLRTFRDGFRILAMFMMLAKETRPAAFFGAIGLALTFLALCLSAPIALTYLETGLVPRFPTVILSMGLVIIATVTAVCGLILDSLARARVEAKRSVFLSYPAGDWK; encoded by the coding sequence ATGAAGCGCGCGGCTGTTGAAACGTTCGATCCCCGCCCGTTGGCGGACCCGGCAGAGGCGCGCATTGCTGTTACGCTGCCCTGCTACAACGAAGCCGCGACCATTGCCGCCGTTATCGCAGATTTCCGCGCAGCCCTGCCGGGCGCCGATATCTATGTTTTCGATAACAACTCCAGTGATGGCACCGCGCAGATCGCAGGTGAGGCGGGCGCCATCGTTCGCACTGAGACCCGACAGGGCAAAGGCCATGTGGTCCGCCGCATCTTCGCCGACATCGAGGCGGACATCTATGTCATGGCGGATGGTGACGGCACCTATGATGCCTCGCTGGCGCCGACGCTCATTGAGCTGATGCAGAAGAACCATGTCGACATGGTCGTTGGCACTCGGACAAATGTGACCAAAGACGCCGGACGGGGCGGACATGCTTTTGGGAACCGCATTTTCAACTCGCTCTTCAATCACATGTTCGGGCGCCAGTTCAGCGACATCTTTTCAGGATACCGGGTCTTTTCGCGCCGTTTCGTAAAGTCGTTTCCTGCGATCTCTGCCGGGTTCGAGATCGAGACCGAAATGTCGGTCCATTCCTGCCAGATCGGTATTCCGACGCTCGAGCGCCCAACCCCTTATGGGGTGCGCCCGGAGGATTCCTCGTCAAAGCTCAGAACCTTCCGCGACGGTTTCCGGATTCTTGCGATGTTCATGATGCTGGCCAAGGAAACGCGCCCTGCCGCTTTCTTCGGGGCAATTGGCCTCGCACTTACATTTTTGGCGCTTTGCCTCTCGGCTCCGATCGCCCTGACCTATCTTGAAACAGGGCTTGTCCCGCGCTTTCCGACAGTCATTCTCTCCATGGGGCTTGTTATCATAGCGACCGTGACGGCGGTTTGCGGACTCATCCTCGACAGCCTCGCGCGCGCAAGAGTAGAGGCGAAACGCTCCGTCTTCCTGTCCTATCCGGCCGGAGACTGGAAATGA
- a CDS encoding AMP nucleosidase: MSKLDTPEHVVDALERLYLTAVETLTASLDAYLTDGTPPAPELRASRAFCYPALIIRYDPEGPPPPISRAFGKMSEAGTYIATITRPDYFRPYLIEQLTPLMRDYPVEVEVKPSGSEIPYAYVWDKAESGGLDEVSPAELARWFPSPALSSIGDEVADGQFYSPGDTRPLALFDGPRTDFSLKRLQHYSGTPVEDMQRYVLFTNYHRYVDAFCDWALEKLAEGSRYTGLSVAGGLKIDANTPDAKSAIDAAPWRRFQMPAYHLMADDRTGITLVNIGVGPSNAKTITDHLAVLRPECWLMVGHCGGLRHSQQIGDYVLAHAYLRDDHVLDDVLPPDIPVPPIAEVQIALQQAAADVTGEKGDRLKQRLRTGTVVTTDDRNWELRFTETARRFNQSRAIAIDMESATIAANGYRLRVPYGTLLCVSDKPLHGEIKLPGAANRFYERAIGEHIRIGIETLERLARDGGAALHSRKLRAFDEPPFR, encoded by the coding sequence ATGTCAAAACTGGATACCCCCGAACACGTTGTGGACGCGCTGGAGCGGCTTTACTTAACCGCCGTCGAGACGCTGACCGCTAGCCTGGACGCCTACCTCACGGATGGCACACCGCCCGCACCTGAGCTTCGTGCCAGCCGCGCCTTCTGTTACCCTGCCCTCATCATTCGCTACGACCCTGAAGGTCCGCCGCCGCCGATCTCTCGTGCGTTCGGCAAGATGTCAGAGGCCGGCACCTATATCGCGACCATCACACGACCTGATTATTTCAGGCCCTATCTGATCGAACAGCTGACCCCACTGATGCGCGACTATCCGGTCGAGGTAGAGGTCAAGCCATCCGGGTCGGAAATCCCTTACGCCTATGTCTGGGACAAGGCAGAGTCCGGTGGCCTGGACGAGGTCAGCCCGGCAGAGCTGGCGCGCTGGTTTCCCTCGCCTGCACTAAGCTCGATCGGCGACGAGGTCGCTGACGGCCAGTTCTACTCACCCGGCGATACACGCCCGCTCGCGCTCTTCGACGGCCCGCGGACCGACTTTTCCCTGAAACGGTTGCAGCATTATTCAGGCACGCCAGTCGAGGACATGCAGCGCTATGTGCTGTTCACCAACTATCACCGCTATGTCGATGCTTTCTGCGACTGGGCGCTTGAGAAGCTGGCAGAAGGGTCCCGCTATACGGGCCTCTCGGTTGCTGGCGGCCTCAAGATCGATGCCAATACGCCGGATGCAAAATCAGCGATCGACGCCGCGCCATGGCGCCGCTTCCAGATGCCAGCCTATCACCTGATGGCCGATGACCGGACCGGGATCACGCTGGTGAATATCGGTGTGGGGCCTTCGAACGCGAAGACGATTACCGATCATCTGGCGGTCCTTCGGCCTGAATGCTGGTTGATGGTGGGTCATTGCGGCGGGCTGCGTCACAGTCAGCAAATCGGCGACTATGTGCTCGCCCACGCCTATCTGCGCGACGACCATGTCCTCGACGACGTTCTGCCGCCGGACATTCCTGTCCCGCCGATAGCGGAGGTCCAGATTGCCCTCCAGCAGGCGGCGGCCGATGTGACCGGCGAAAAGGGTGACAGGCTGAAGCAGCGCCTTCGCACGGGAACGGTGGTCACGACCGACGACCGAAACTGGGAGCTGCGCTTCACGGAGACCGCGCGCCGGTTCAACCAGTCCCGCGCGATTGCCATCGATATGGAAAGCGCAACCATCGCGGCGAACGGCTATAGGCTGCGCGTGCCTTACGGGACCCTGCTCTGCGTCTCCGACAAGCCGCTTCATGGTGAGATCAAGCTGCCCGGCGCGGCGAACCGCTTTTATGAGCGCGCCATTGGCGAGCATATCCGCATCGGGATCGAAACGCTGGAACGGCTGGCCCGCGACGGCGGCGCAGCGCTGCATTCACGCAAACTGCGCGCCTTCGATGAGCCACCTTTCCGCTAG
- a CDS encoding tyrosine-protein phosphatase, with protein sequence MDDRVKPLEGVRNFRDFGRYQGLDGARIRSGKLYRSGHFGEASENDLAAIDLFNITLQADLRRPDERERHGDRWPVSGVNRLYSDLGRETDAPHVNFLRQVAINADSSRGWMRDYYVNAPYRPALVETYTAWFDHLAQLDDDKAALVNCAAGKDRTGILCALTHHTLGVSMDDIFTDYELTNTAAKVDERLPEARAYFNDMLKKDFDDAVYQPFVGVDNEFLEAAIAAIKDQSGDIDSYLTETLGVDNAKRETIREKLLV encoded by the coding sequence ATGGATGACAGGGTAAAGCCACTCGAGGGCGTGCGTAACTTCCGCGATTTTGGCAGATATCAGGGCTTGGACGGCGCACGGATCCGGTCCGGCAAACTCTACCGGTCGGGGCATTTCGGTGAGGCGTCAGAAAATGATCTGGCCGCTATCGACCTATTTAACATCACGCTTCAGGCAGACCTTCGCCGCCCCGATGAGCGCGAGCGCCATGGCGACAGATGGCCTGTCTCTGGCGTGAACCGGCTTTATTCAGACCTCGGCCGTGAAACCGATGCGCCGCATGTGAACTTCCTGCGCCAGGTCGCGATCAATGCGGACTCCTCGCGCGGCTGGATGCGCGATTATTACGTCAACGCGCCTTACCGCCCGGCGCTTGTTGAGACCTACACCGCCTGGTTCGACCATCTTGCACAGCTCGACGACGACAAGGCGGCACTGGTCAATTGCGCTGCCGGCAAGGACAGGACCGGCATTCTCTGCGCGCTGACCCATCACACGCTGGGCGTCTCAATGGACGACATTTTCACCGATTATGAGCTTACCAATACGGCCGCCAAGGTAGACGAGCGCCTGCCGGAAGCGCGCGCCTACTTCAACGACATGCTGAAGAAGGATTTCGATGACGCCGTCTATCAGCCCTTTGTCGGCGTTGATAACGAGTTTCTCGAAGCGGCCATTGCCGCGATCAAGGACCAGTCCGGCGACATCGATAGCTATCTGACCGAAACGCTTGGCGTCGATAACGCCAAGCGCGAGACGATCCGCGAGAAACTGCTGGTCTAG
- a CDS encoding TonB-dependent receptor family protein: protein MPSVVSRHALRNLLLGTAFALPALAQGAETSLDDAQDDPYRLLSTVLVTSSAADAADVAGSVSFLSDADLSVQAQTDVLRVLRAVPGVNIQEEDGYGLRPNIGLRGSGSDRSSRIVLMEDGVPIAPAPYASPSAYYFPTTGRMHAIEVTKGPAAVRYGPRTTGGAINLFSTPVPEDFSGFAQAFYGTDDRQRAHAWLGGREQIAGTLEAGGLIELFHDETDGFKRLDSGGPTGFDADDIVMKLGLYNEDAALPQSLEFKYQSREETSNETYLGLTLDDFRADPYRRYDASRNDEFNGENELFQLTHKVEFTPNLSLTTFAYRHDFFRNWYKLQGISATGAGASGDTGISNIIADPIAFAAEFDIITGATSVDDSIVLRANRRDYSSEGIQSVLNWQTNTGNVAHDVTVGLRVHEDEEDRFQEEDAYRLQDGELFLTTAGAPGSQANRVSSGEALALFVEDRIRWDRWTVTAGARFEDYELSRADYDTADPTRSNGPDRVRTLEDQVVVPGLGVLYDVSDELTLLAGVHKGFAIASPGNTSSNAEESVNYEAGGRYAKGAFSAEAIAYFNDYSNLLGACTNSSGGNCVIGDQFDGGEVDVKGLELTASWDAAQLLDTGLSLPIALVYTWTDAEFQEAFQSSYEPWGNVVAGDELPYLPENQLTLTAGIEAARWGVNLQGNYVDEARARAGQGAIPAGERIDGRWVADAAAWFDLTERLRVRAKIENLFDEVYAASIDPAGLRPGKPQEILIGLEVAF from the coding sequence ATGCCTTCCGTCGTTTCCCGCCACGCCCTGAGAAACCTATTGCTTGGGACGGCCTTTGCGCTCCCGGCACTGGCTCAGGGGGCTGAGACCTCTCTGGACGACGCGCAGGACGATCCCTATCGCCTGCTCTCGACCGTCCTTGTCACAAGCAGTGCAGCAGACGCGGCAGATGTCGCGGGCTCGGTTTCGTTCCTTTCTGACGCAGATCTCTCCGTTCAGGCCCAGACCGATGTGCTGCGCGTCCTGCGTGCCGTGCCGGGCGTCAACATCCAGGAAGAAGATGGGTATGGCCTCAGGCCGAATATTGGTCTTCGCGGGTCCGGCTCTGACAGGTCATCGCGAATTGTACTGATGGAAGATGGCGTCCCCATCGCGCCAGCGCCCTACGCGTCGCCATCCGCCTATTACTTTCCGACCACTGGGCGGATGCACGCCATCGAAGTGACCAAAGGCCCCGCAGCGGTTCGCTATGGCCCGCGCACCACGGGCGGTGCCATCAACCTCTTTTCCACGCCCGTTCCGGAAGACTTTTCCGGCTTTGCGCAGGCCTTTTACGGCACCGATGACCGCCAGCGCGCCCATGCGTGGCTGGGCGGTCGCGAGCAGATTGCCGGAACGCTTGAGGCAGGCGGTCTGATCGAGCTGTTCCATGACGAGACAGATGGCTTCAAACGCCTCGATTCCGGTGGACCGACGGGCTTTGACGCCGATGACATCGTCATGAAGCTCGGCCTCTACAATGAAGACGCCGCCCTGCCGCAATCTCTGGAATTCAAGTATCAGAGCCGCGAGGAAACCTCGAACGAGACCTATCTGGGCCTGACGCTGGACGATTTCCGGGCCGATCCCTATCGGCGCTATGACGCGAGCCGGAACGATGAATTCAATGGTGAGAATGAGCTCTTCCAGCTCACCCACAAGGTTGAGTTCACGCCAAACCTTTCGCTGACGACCTTTGCTTACCGCCACGACTTCTTCCGTAACTGGTACAAATTGCAGGGAATATCCGCGACCGGCGCTGGCGCATCCGGGGACACCGGGATTTCGAACATCATCGCTGACCCGATCGCCTTCGCAGCAGAGTTCGACATCATCACCGGCGCAACCAGCGTCGACGATTCCATCGTGCTGCGCGCCAATCGCCGCGACTATTCAAGCGAAGGCATTCAGTCGGTTCTCAACTGGCAGACGAACACCGGCAATGTTGCCCACGACGTCACGGTCGGACTGCGCGTCCATGAAGACGAAGAAGACCGCTTTCAGGAAGAAGACGCCTACCGCCTTCAGGATGGAGAGCTTTTCCTGACCACGGCCGGCGCACCCGGCAGCCAGGCCAATCGCGTCTCCTCCGGCGAGGCGCTCGCCCTTTTCGTCGAAGACCGAATTCGCTGGGACCGCTGGACGGTGACGGCCGGCGCCAGGTTTGAGGATTATGAGCTGAGCCGCGCCGACTATGACACGGCCGACCCGACCCGCTCGAACGGTCCCGACCGCGTCCGCACCCTTGAAGACCAGGTCGTCGTGCCAGGACTTGGCGTGCTTTATGACGTCTCCGATGAGCTCACCCTGCTGGCCGGGGTCCATAAGGGATTTGCGATCGCAAGCCCCGGCAATACAAGCTCCAACGCCGAAGAGAGCGTCAATTACGAAGCGGGTGGGCGTTACGCCAAAGGCGCCTTCAGCGCCGAAGCGATCGCCTACTTCAACGATTATTCAAACCTGCTCGGCGCGTGCACCAACTCCTCCGGCGGCAATTGCGTTATCGGCGACCAGTTCGACGGCGGTGAAGTCGATGTGAAGGGCCTTGAGCTGACAGCAAGCTGGGACGCGGCGCAGCTTCTCGATACCGGTCTCTCCCTGCCCATCGCGCTGGTCTACACCTGGACGGACGCCGAATTCCAGGAAGCGTTCCAGAGCAGCTATGAGCCATGGGGCAATGTCGTTGCGGGTGATGAGCTTCCCTATTTGCCAGAGAACCAGCTGACCCTGACTGCGGGGATCGAAGCGGCCCGGTGGGGCGTCAATCTGCAAGGCAATTATGTCGATGAAGCGCGGGCACGCGCCGGGCAGGGCGCGATCCCGGCAGGTGAGCGTATCGATGGCCGCTGGGTCGCGGACGCCGCTGCCTGGTTCGACCTGACCGAGCGCCTGCGCGTGCGGGCGAAAATCGAGAATCTGTTCGACGAAGTCTACGCCGCCTCAATCGACCCGGCAGGTCTTCGCCCCGGCAAGCCGCAGGAAATCCTGATTGGTCTGGAAGTCGCGTTCTAG